ATCCGTCGCGCCACTCCGGACCCTGCAGCTTGAGGATCGCGGAGTTCACGTACACGAGCATGATCTGGTACCCGCAGAGCACCAGGGCGGTGTTGTGCAGGAGCACGCGCACGAGCCGCGGGATCCGGTCGACGAGCGTCCGCGCCGCCTCGACGTGCCGCCCGGGCCGCCGACGCACGATCCCGGCCTCGGCCGCCTCGCGCTCGCGCCGCCGCCGGACCGCGTCGAGCGACAGGTGCCGGGACAGGTCGGCGAAGAGCACGAAGAAGAGGGTGAGGCGCAGGACGGTGTCGCCGCCGTTCGTGAGCAGCGTGCTGTTGGTCGACAGGCCGATCCAGGAGAGGAGGAGGAACGGCGTCACGATGCGCGTGCGCCAGCCGAGCGTGAACAGCGCGGCGAGCACCACGAGCACGAGGTACGCCAGGTCGAAGAGCGTGGCGTCGGTCTTCGAGAAGAGGCCCGTGAAGATCGGGAGCCAGCCGCGGCGGGTCGCCTCGGGGTCGATGAACCGGGATCCGACGCCCCACAGGTAGTGGCGGTCGGCGAAGCAGGTGACGAGCACCAGGAGGATCACGGCGCCGAGGGTGATGCGGAGCGCGGCGAAGCTGAAGGTGGCGTGCTCCCGCTCGGTCATCCAGGTCGCGAATCGCCGGGGCCAGCCGCGCGGGTCCCGGAGCGCCGTGAGCAGCTCGCGGTCCTGCAGCAGCCGGCGGACGCGGGCGGCGCGCGCGGAGGGGATGGGGCGGGCGGTCCGGGGGCGCCCCGCCCAGGATCCCGCGGCCGCGGTCCTCGGCGTCGACGTGGTCTCGTGCGTCCTCGCGCTCATCGTGCGTACCTCTCCACGATCCCCTGGTAGACGCTCAGCGCCTGGGGGTCGATCACGTCGTCGGCCTCGCGCCACCCGAAGGTGCGCGTGGAGGGGGCGAACTGCTGCTGGTCGTCGGACCGGTGGGCGAAGTCGTTGGGCCGCTCGGTCGCGACGCGCCAGCGCACGCGCTCGATGTCGCGGCCGAACCAGGCCGTGGCCCAGTAGGTCGTGAACTCCTTGAGCACGTAGTCCGCGCGGAGCATCGTGATGACGCGGCCGCGGCTGCCCTCGTCGAGCGCCTGGAGCTGGTCGATGAGGGAGACGGCCGTCTTGGCCGCGAACCCCGAGTCGGTGTCGGCGCGGCGGATGAAGGTGTCCTGCACGATCGCCTGCTGCTCGGGCGTGAGGCCCCGGAACCGCTCCGTGTAGGTCTTGAGCAGGTTCGCGCTCTGCTTCACGGTGCGCGAGCCCTGGATCCGGCCCTCCCCCGCCTCGTACTCGGCGCGGGTGATGTCGACCCACTCGCTCTTCACGAGCGCGCCCGAGCCGTCGCGCCACTGGGCCTGCATCTGGAGGTAGCGGTTGGTCTTCTGGATCGACGGGGCGAAGACGTTCCACTGCTGGCTGAAGTAGGGGCGCGCGGCGGCGGTGAGGGCGCGGGTCGCGTCGCCCTGCGGGACGACCATGAGGATCGAGGTCGCCACGTAGATCACGACGACGAGGGCCGCGATGGCGCTGCCGATGCGGGCGCCGCGCGTGAGACCGGTGGTGGCGGGGCTCGTGGGCGCGGGATCCGCGGGCGGCGGGGAGGAGGACGCGGCGTCGGCGTCGTGGTCCACGTCGGGATCGTGGTGGGTCGTGTCGGTCATCGTGCGCCGTCCCCCTCGTGCGTCGGGTGGGTCCTCGTGGTGCGGGTCGTGAGTCCGTGCGGGTGGTGCTGTGGTGCTGTCGTGCCCGGGAGCGGGTCCGGCGGGCGGCCCGGCTCTCGCCGGACCGCCCGCCCTCCTCGCGCTCAGCTCGAGCGGATCACGCCCGTCGGCTGCGGCCGCGGTGCAGGGCACCGGCGCCGGTCAGCATCATCAGGAGCGCGATGCCGCCGAGCAGCAGCATCCCGTCGGCGTCGCCGCCGGTGACCGGGAGGATCCCGCCGCCGTAGCCGCCGTTCCCACCGCCGATGGGCGCGCCGGGCTGTCCGGCCGGGACGGTGGATCCGAGGACCCGGAACTGCGTGATCATCTCGTCCGCCATGCCCGACTGTGAGCCGACCACGGTGACCGAGTGGTTCCCGAGCTCGAAGTCGGGGCCGACCTCGAAGGTGAACAGCGCGCGTCCGTCGGCATCCGCGACGAGGGGCGCCAGCGGCATCGGCGTGGAGTTCACCGTCGCGTTGAGCGTCTCACCGGGGATGAAGTTGACGGCGTCGACCATCTGCATCGCGCCGCTCCCGCGGACGATCTCCGTGAAGCGGACGACAGCCCGGGTGGGGGCGTCGGCGCCGTCGGTGGATCCGTCGGTCGCGTCGGCGGCGTCCGTGGCGTCAGCCGCGTCGGTGCCAGCGGCGTCGGTCGCATCCGTACCAGCAGCGTCCGTTGCGTCAGTTCCGGCAGCGTCCGTCGCGTCCGTGCCAGCGGCATCGGTTGCGTCCGTGCCAGCAGCATCCGTCGCGTCCGTACCAGCAGCATCCGTCGCATCCGTGCCAGCAGCATCCGTCGCATCCGTACCAGCAGCATCCGTCGCATCCGTACCAGCAGCATCCGTCGCATCCGTGCCAGCAGCATCCGTCGCATCCGTACCAGCAGCATCCGTCGCATCCGTGCCAGCAGCATCCGTCGCATCCGTACCAGCAGCATCCGTCGCATCCGTACCAGCAGCGTCAGTCGCATCGGTGCCAGCAGCATCCGTCGCATCGGTACCAGCAGCATCCGTCGCATCCGTACCTGCGGCATCGGTCGCGTCAGTGCCAGCAGCATCCGTCGCGTCAGTTCCGGCAGCGTCCGTCGCGTCGGTGCCAGCAGCATCCGTCGCGTCAGTGCCGGCAGCGTCCGTCGCGTCCGTACCAGCAGCATCCGTCGCATCGGTGCCAGCAGCATCCGTCGCATCGGTGCCAGCAGCATCCGTCGCATCCGTACCTGCGGCATCGGTCGCGTCAGTGCCAGCAGCATCCGTCGCGTCAGTTCCGGCAGCATCCGTCGCGTCCGTGCCAGCAGCATCCGTCGCGTCCGTACCAGCAGCATCCGTCGCGTCAGTGCCAGCAGCATCGGTCGCATCGGTGCCAGCAGCATCCGTCGCGTCAGTTCCGGCAGCGT
The genomic region above belongs to Clavibacter phaseoli and contains:
- a CDS encoding HTTM domain-containing protein; the encoded protein is MSARTHETTSTPRTAAAGSWAGRPRTARPIPSARAARVRRLLQDRELLTALRDPRGWPRRFATWMTEREHATFSFAALRITLGAVILLVLVTCFADRHYLWGVGSRFIDPEATRRGWLPIFTGLFSKTDATLFDLAYLVLVVLAALFTLGWRTRIVTPFLLLSWIGLSTNSTLLTNGGDTVLRLTLFFVLFADLSRHLSLDAVRRRREREAAEAGIVRRRPGRHVEAARTLVDRIPRLVRVLLHNTALVLCGYQIMLVYVNSAILKLQGPEWRDGSATYYSLVIEGYRPWPWLSDLLAQASVGVMLASFVAVAFQGLFPLLVLWRPTRVVALVVITGMHVMIGILLGLWPFSLAMIALDFLFIRDATWREGIALARRARAEAPRRLRQMRERRSSPAAPAEVTAEA
- a CDS encoding DUF5819 family protein, coding for MTDTTHHDPDVDHDADAASSSPPPADPAPTSPATTGLTRGARIGSAIAALVVVIYVATSILMVVPQGDATRALTAAARPYFSQQWNVFAPSIQKTNRYLQMQAQWRDGSGALVKSEWVDITRAEYEAGEGRIQGSRTVKQSANLLKTYTERFRGLTPEQQAIVQDTFIRRADTDSGFAAKTAVSLIDQLQALDEGSRGRVITMLRADYVLKEFTTYWATAWFGRDIERVRWRVATERPNDFAHRSDDQQQFAPSTRTFGWREADDVIDPQALSVYQGIVERYAR